CTCAGGCCCCGGGGTCTGGCCTTCAACGAGGACAAGACGCGCATCGCGCACCTCGACGAGGGCTGCGACTTCCTGGGCTTCACCGTCCGCCGCTACCACGGCATGCTGCTGATCAAGCCGAGCAAGGCATCCGTGCGACGGATCCGGGCACGGCTCGCCGCCGAGGTGCTGGCCCTTCGGGGGCAGAACGCGGCGGCGATGATCGCCAAGCTCAACCCGATCATCCGGGGCTGGGCTGCCTACTTTCGGGGAGTGGTCTCCAGTGAGGTGTTCGCCTCGCTGGACAACCATGTGTGGAGGCTGGTCTACAAGTGGGCCCGCCACACACACCCGAACAAGCCGAACGGCTGGGTGACCTCCCGGTATTTCGGCCGGTTCAACGAGTCCCGGCAGGACCGGTGGGTGTTCGGTGACCGCGAGAGCGGCCGCTACCTCACCAAATTCGCCTGGACCAGGATCGTCAGACATCAACTCGTCGTCAAAGGGGCGTCCGTGGACGACCCGGCGCTGACCGAGTACTGGGCCTCGCGGCGACGCAGGAACAAGCCCCCGCTCAGCACGCGCCTGCTGAGTCTGCTCCAAGGACAGCACGGCCGGTGCCCGCTCTGCGGAACGCTTCTCCTGCACGCCGACCAGCAGCCGCAGAGCCCCCAGGAATGGGAGCAGTGGCTGCGGGCGATCCGGACGGCGGTACGCGCAAACGCGCTCACCGCCGAAGCGGACGGAAGCCAGTCCGACGATCCCGTCGCCTTCCGACTCACCCACGTTCACTGCCACCGCTGGCGCGGCGGCAGTGAACCACGCTGACCAGCCATTCTGGCTGCCCGTGGGCCTTCAGGGCCTGCTTGAGCCGGATGCGGTTAACGCCGCCCGTCCGGTTCTGAGGGGGGTGCGGCGCAGCAATGCGCCGCACCTACCCGACAACACGAGAGCGCGTACTTCGCGCTCCGCCACACGATCCTCGCCGGCCACAACCTCCGCTCCCACGATGCCGCTGGCCTCGAACAGGAGATGTGGGCCCTGCTCACGCTCTACCAGGTCCTACGCGCCGTGATGGTCGAGGCCGCCGAGTCCGTCCCCGGCACCGACCCCGACCGCTGCAGTTTCACTGTCGCCCTGCAGACCGCCCGCGACCAGGTCGTCCAGGCCGCCGGGATCATCCCCGAGGCTCCCGGCTCCATCGGCCTGATCGGCCGGAGGGTGCTGGCCCGGCTCCTCGCGCCCCGCCGTCACCGGACCAGCACCCGCAAGGTCAAGTCCCCTGTCTCCCGCTACAGCGAGCGTCGCGACGACGGCCGCCCCGACCGCAGCCGCACCATCACCGAGCTCACCGTCACCGTCCTCGAACCCGGCCCCGAACAGCAGCCGTTGCCCGCGATCTCCCGCGACGATCGCCACACCGCCCCGGCCCAACGCCGCCGACACCGCATCCTCGCCCTGCTTCAGGACGACCCGACCCGCCTATGGAGACCCGCGGAGATTGCAACCCACTTCGGCGACATCACCCTGCACACCATGTATCGCCAGCTGTCCCGATGGGCCGACAGCGGACTCATCCACAAGATCGGCCCCGGCCTCTACGCAGCCACAGCCTGGACCTCAACCCCCTTGCCACCAGCACAAACGGGCTAACTTCCCGGCCTTGGGACCTGTCCCCGAAGGGTGGACACCTCTGAACGGCGCTCGCGGCAAGCACAGTTGCTACGGCTTCACGTGCTGGCTGGACCCCGGTGACTCGGTGCAGTTCTCCGCGTCCGGCATCGCCCGGATCGGCTACACCAAGTACTACTGGAACCGGTTCCAGAACTTCGGCGGCGGAGGCAGCTACCGGTACTGACCCCGCACCGATGCGCAGTGAGCCCCGCTGAGCCGGACTGACGGCCCGAGCGGGAGCCCGACACACCGCGGCCGCGCGGACGACCACGCGGCCACACAGCGAATCGGCTGCCCCGACCACTCCGGCTGGGGCAGCCGATTCGTCTTACCATCCACAGATGGAGGAAAGCATGCCCGGCAGCGAGCTTGAACTGTGCTACGAACGACTCTTCGCGCAGTGGCTGGAGCGAGTCCAAGGCGAGCTGGGCTGGCAGATCGCCGAGACCCGTCCGGCGGGCTGGATCCGCGCGGCGTATCGCGAGCACGGGGAGCTGCCGGCGGCCCGGTTCGCCCTGATCGCGTTCGAGCGGAAGCTGTGCTGCGTCTTGGACGCGTTCCCCCCGGTGGCCGCAGCAGCCGAGCGGGACACGGGCCTGCGCGTCGACATCCGCGCGGGCTCCACTCCCCCTTCGCCGGACTTCCCGGTGGGGATGGTGACGGTGGCCGAATCGGCCATCCAATCCAATCATTCGATCCGCCCGGAGTGCGTGCGGAAGTCGCGGACGCCATTCAGACCTACCTGACCGACCGCTACGGCCACCTCTGGCCGCTCTGCCCGGAGCACGCCAGCGGCCTGCACGCCGTCACGCACGAAGGCAAGGCAGTCTGGTGGTGCAGGGCACAGGGCCACCCGACAGTCCGGATCCCCGGAGAGCAAACCTGAAGGACGGCTGGGACGAGGGCTTGCACGCGGTCGCCACCGACCTGCTGCGGATCGCCGACACCACAGTCGCCCACTCCTCGTACCCGTCACCTTCCTCTTGTGGAACATCTACGACGTTACGACGTGGTCGGCTATTGAAGATCGGGGCCGTGCCGTGTGGCGGAGGAGCCGGGACACCGACCGCGGTGGTGGTGGTTCGGCCGACGGTGAACTCCGGTCCTCCGGAAGGCCCCTACCGCCTATCCTCCGGACATGGTTGATCACCGCTTGGTCGACGTGAGAGGGACTCGGCTGGCCTATCGGTTGTCGGGTCCGCCGGATGCTCCGCCGCTCGTCCTGGTCCACGCGCTGGGCAAGAATTTCACCGACTGGGAGCAGGTGGTGCCCGCTCTTGCCCGCAGTCGGCGGGTGTATGCCCTCGACCTGCGGGGGCACGGCCGGAGCGACTGGCCGGGTGACTACTCTCTCGAACTGATGCGGGCCGATGTGCTGCAGTTCCTGGACGCTCTGGGACTGGGCCACGTTGACTTGATCGGGCATTCTATGGGCGGGATCGTGGCCTACCTGCTGGCACAGGACCATCCGCAGCGGGTGAGTCGACTGGTCCTGGAGGACGTGTCGGTCCCCCGGCCTCGGGAGCCAAGTACCCCGACCAGGCCGGACGGCGACCTGATCTTCGACTGGGAGATGGTGCTGGCCGTCAGGCGGCAGATCGACCAGCCCGATTCCAGGTGGCTGGAGCGACTCAGCAAGATCACCGCCGAGACCCTCGTGGTGGCCGGCGGCCCACGCAGCCATGTGCCTCAGGACGGCGTCGCCGAGCTGGCCCGCCGCATCCCCGGCGGGCACATGGTCACCATCCCGGTCGGGCACCTGATCCACCACGCAGCGCCGGAGGCGTTCATAGAGGTGGTTGCGGCGTTCCTGCTGACGGAGGAGAACGTTCGTCCCGCCCGCCAACGATGAGCGCGCGCCCCGGCCGTAACGCGAGCGGGCCGTGCGGGTTCTTCGAGTGTGACCAAGAAGTGGGCCCGCACGGCCTTGTCCCATCCTGCCTTCACCGGTGTCTCGCGCCAACATCTCGGCGATTTGATCGCTGAATTGGCCGAGCCGTGGTGTGCGCTGCGCGAGGCGGCACTGCACGCACGGCGCGGCCACAAGCGACTGAGGGCGGCGGGGGCCGGCCCGAAACAAGAACTGGTCTTCACCGACCGTGTCGTGCTCACCGTGGTCCACCTGCGCACGCATCTGCCGCATGCCGCACTGGCCGAGCTGTACGGCGTTGGCCGCTCCACCGTCAGCGAGGCGATCGGCGAGATCCGCCCCCTGCTTGCCCGGCGCGGCTTTGCCGTCCCCGACCGGCCCGGGCTGCGGCTTCGTACGCTGGCCGACGTGTTCGCCTACGCCGAGGCCGAAGGCGTCAGCCTGCGCATCGACGGCATGGAGACCCAGGTCCGCCGCCCGAGGGCGCACCGGCCCGGACGCCGTGCGTTCGTCTCCGGCAAGAAGAAGCAGAACACCATCAAGACCACGACCATCAGCGACGGCCAGGGCCGCACGCTGTGGAACGGCGCCGACCGGCCCGGGCGCATACACGACCAGACCGCCATGCGCACCGAAGGCATCGCCGAGCAGTTGCGCCTGCATCCGAGTGTGAAAGCCGAGGTCGACGAGGGGTATCGGGGCCTGGCCAACGAATTCCCCGGCCAGGTCACCGCCCCGCCGAAGAAGCCCAAGGACGAGGCTCCCGACGGGGAGAAGAGGGCATGGCGCGAGATGCGGCGCCGCCAGTCCTCCCGCCGCATCGTCGTCGAGCACGCCAACGCCGAAATGCGCCACTGGCGACCACTGCAGCGCTACACCGGACGCCGCGAGACCTACGCCGAAACCCACCGTGCCATCGCCGGACTGGTCTCCGACCGCGCAGCCCGGCGGGCCACCCGTCCCGTCCACAGCACCGAACTGGTGCTCGCCCGCTCGGCTGTCTGCTGATCACCCACCAGCCGAACCGCCAGGCCAGCACGCCCGAACCTCAATCGCCGACCAAGTCGTTACAGAGGAGCACCATGTGCCCCTCCCGACTCGGCGTCGTACTCATGGCCGTCGGCGCCGTCCTCACCGTGGCCGGAGCGGCCATGTACGTCCTGCCCGGCCCGGGACTTCCCGTCATCAGCCTGGGCCCGCTTGTGCTGGCGGCAGGAGCCGTCCTGCGAGTGGTTAGCCGAAAGCATCCGGGCCAGTAGGAGCTGACCAGCCCGTTCCCCACGGCCGGCCAGTCCTTCCGGCAGGCCGGCCGGCGATGCCGGTCACCCTCAGTGGCCGCACTGAAATCTTTCGTGCGCTACTGAAATCTTCAGAGCCACCCGACAGCAAGGTCGGCGGCGAGACCGCGGAACCAGCCAGCATGTCCGTCGAGGGCCCGAGGAGGTCGTACAGCTGGACCGGGCTGATAGATGCACTCGACGAGCGGGCCCGCGTGGATGGGGTCGGCCCGCTGGGTCTCGGGATCGTGGCGGCTGTGGCCGGCGCACCAGGTGGGTTCGGAAAGGGTGACGTTCCCGTGGTCGCTGGCGGCCAGGGTGACGGTGCGGGCCTCGGTGCTCACGAGCGCTCACCCCCGCTGGCGATGCTGCGCAAATGTTGCGAGGTACTCGTCGGCGGTCCGGTAGCGGGGAGGCCGGTCGGCAGCCTTCTTACGGAGGCAGTCGGCTTCCCACTTCACGCCGTTCGTGGCCGTGCCGTCGAGGACGTCGCGAACGGCCAGCTGGATCAGGTGGACGCGTTCGGAGACGCACGTCTCGAAGCGGACCATGTCCACGCGCTCGCTGCTGGGTTCAGGCTGGGTGAGGGTCTCGACGATCGCGGCGAGTAGGTCGCGGACGGGCTCAGGGATGTCGGTGGTGGTCACTGGCCGGCCTCCGTCCTGCAGGTAAAGGAGCAGATGACCCGTAGTCCGGTGGTGTCGAGGGTGAGCGTGCGGCCGGTGGTCCGGCGGATGAATCCGGCGGCGACGAGTCGGCGGCCGGAACGGCCCGCGTGGGGCGGACCGTCCCGGCCTGGTTCGTCACCGGGCACCCCCGGCGGGGCGCCCGGAACGGGCA
This DNA window, taken from Streptomyces sp. SCSIO 30461, encodes the following:
- a CDS encoding alpha/beta fold hydrolase, producing the protein MVDHRLVDVRGTRLAYRLSGPPDAPPLVLVHALGKNFTDWEQVVPALARSRRVYALDLRGHGRSDWPGDYSLELMRADVLQFLDALGLGHVDLIGHSMGGIVAYLLAQDHPQRVSRLVLEDVSVPRPREPSTPTRPDGDLIFDWEMVLAVRRQIDQPDSRWLERLSKITAETLVVAGGPRSHVPQDGVAELARRIPGGHMVTIPVGHLIHHAAPEAFIEVVAAFLLTEENVRPARQR
- a CDS encoding transposase family protein; amino-acid sequence: MTKKWARTALSHPAFTGVSRQHLGDLIAELAEPWCALREAALHARRGHKRLRAAGAGPKQELVFTDRVVLTVVHLRTHLPHAALAELYGVGRSTVSEAIGEIRPLLARRGFAVPDRPGLRLRTLADVFAYAEAEGVSLRIDGMETQVRRPRAHRPGRRAFVSGKKKQNTIKTTTISDGQGRTLWNGADRPGRIHDQTAMRTEGIAEQLRLHPSVKAEVDEGYRGLANEFPGQVTAPPKKPKDEAPDGEKRAWREMRRRQSSRRIVVEHANAEMRHWRPLQRYTGRRETYAETHRAIAGLVSDRAARRATRPVHSTELVLARSAVC
- a CDS encoding DUF6907 domain-containing protein, encoding MSTEARTVTLAASDHGNVTLSEPTWCAGHSRHDPETQRADPIHAGPLVECIYQPGPAVRPPRALDGHAGWFRGLAADLAVGWL